The following are encoded together in the Microscilla marina ATCC 23134 genome:
- a CDS encoding sensor histidine kinase, with amino-acid sequence MIPTSTSDSLSIVSAYEKVKLLNAELREENTKLKDQNNFLQNQHYQLAHDLKGPLRNQQVLLSMCNLDNTDEVVQHLKRSISQMEVLVRHNLAVNKSSGGNSLTTAIELEKVMADILTLLKGIISYYKVSIQADFAKAPSIFYQPLELQSILYNLIHNAIKYRHPNRPPQINVSSSFEGKYVCLKVKDNGQGMHLKSDSPSMLDKCTQLDTSQEGHGLGLYLVKEFLELRGGKIEVETAPEVGSTFCVFLQPQT; translated from the coding sequence ATGATACCTACTTCAACAAGCGACTCTTTAAGCATTGTATCAGCGTACGAAAAAGTAAAACTACTCAATGCAGAACTTAGGGAAGAAAATACCAAACTAAAGGATCAAAATAATTTTTTACAAAATCAGCATTACCAGTTGGCGCATGATTTAAAAGGTCCTTTACGCAATCAGCAAGTATTGCTCTCTATGTGCAATCTTGACAATACAGATGAGGTAGTTCAGCACCTCAAAAGATCCATTAGTCAAATGGAAGTACTGGTGAGGCATAATCTTGCCGTTAACAAAAGCAGTGGAGGCAATAGCCTGACTACTGCTATTGAGCTAGAAAAGGTCATGGCAGATATCTTGACGTTGTTAAAGGGCATTATCTCCTATTATAAGGTGAGTATACAAGCTGATTTTGCAAAAGCTCCTTCCATATTTTATCAACCCCTCGAACTTCAGAGCATACTATATAACCTGATCCATAATGCCATCAAATACCGCCACCCAAATCGCCCCCCGCAAATCAATGTGTCCAGCAGTTTTGAAGGTAAATATGTATGCCTAAAGGTAAAAGATAATGGACAAGGAATGCATTTGAAAAGTGATAGCCCCTCTATGCTTGATAAATGTACCCAGCTGGATACAAGTCAGGAAGGCCACGGGTTGGGACTGTACCTTGTCAAAGAGTTTCTGGAGCTAAGAGGAGGGAAAATAGAAGTAGAAACAGCCCCAGAGGTTGGTAGTACATTTTGTGTATTTTTGCAGCCCCAAACTTAA